Part of the Coriobacteriaceae bacterium genome is shown below.
GCAGGGGCACACCGAAACCCTGTGGCGCCTGCTTGCGCGCTATGACATTCCGACGTTCATCTTTATCAACAAAATCGATTTGGAGAATCCCGGCCGCGATGTTTTGCTGGCACAGCTTGGGCAACGTCTTTCCGAGGGCTGCCTGGATGCCAGCGAACTGTTGGTGGGTGGTGCCGTTCAGGAGGACGCTGCTGCGTTGGACGAGGCGGCGCTCGAGGAGTTTCTCGACGCAGGGGAGCTTTCGACTGCCACGCTTTCGCGGCTGGTCGCAGAGCGAAAGTTGTTTCCCTGCTTTGCGGGCTCGGCGCTCAAGGACCAGGGTGTGGCAGAGCTACTCGACGGCATATGCGCTTTGATGCGCGAGCGAACATGGCCCCAGGAGTTCGCCGCGCGAGTCTACCGCGTGAGTCGTGGAGACCGTGGCGAGCGTCTTGACTGGGTCAAGGTGACGGGCGGTGTACTGCGTGCAAAGCAAGTTGTCGAGGGATGCTCTGGCGCCTCCACTTGGGAGCAAAAGATCGACCAGGTGCGCATCTATAACGGCGAGAAGTATGAGCTTGCCCAAGAAGTTGCTGCTGGCGGTATTTGTGCCGTGACGGGCCTTGCGCACGTTCGCCCAGGGGATGCCTTGGGGGCGGAGCCCGTGGGCGATGCGCCTGTCATCGCTCCGGTCCTCACCTATACGGTGCTTCCGGGCGAACACGATGTCCACGCGGTGTTCAAAGCACTGACAGAGTTGGCGGACGAAGATCCCATGCTCGGCGTAAGCTGGAACACTCATCTTGAGCAGATTCATTTACAGCTGATGGGCGCCGTGCAGCTCGAGGTCGTGCAGCGGGTGTTGGCCGATCGCTTTGGCCTTTCGATTGAGTTTGAGCCCGGCGGCATTCTCTATAAGGAGACGATCTCGCAGCCGGTCGAGGGCGTGGGCCACTTTGAACCGCTGCGCCATTACGCCGAGGTGCACCTGCGCCTGGAGCCGTTGCCAGCGGGTTCGGGCGTGCAGTTTGGCACCGTGACCTCGACCGACAAGCTCGATCTTAACTGGCAGCGTTTGGCACTCACCAACGCCATGGAGCGCGATCACCTGGGCGCACTGACCGGCTCGCCCATCACCGATGTGCGCATTACGCTTACGGGCGGCCGCGCGCATGCCAAACACACCGAGGGCGGCGATTTTCGCCAGGCCACGTACCGCGCGATTCGCCAGGGTTTGATGCAGGCGCGTGAGGTCGGCGCAGCCGTGCTGCTGGAGCCGTGGTATCACTTTGAGCTCGAGGTGCCGGGGGAGTGCGTGGGCCGGGCGCTCTCGGATGCCACGCGCATGGGCGCCGAGTACAAGCCGCCGACGATGGCGGGAGACCGGGCGAAGCTTGTGGGTCGCGTGCCGGCATCCGAGGTGCAGGATTATGCGCTGGAGGTGGCTGCCTACACGAGCGGTCGCGGTCATCTGTACCTGGAGTTCGCCGGCTATGCGGCTTGCCATGATGCCGAGCGCGTAATCGAGACGGCCGCCTATGAGCCCGAGGCCGATCTGCCCAACACGCCCGATTCGGTCTTTTGCTCTCACGGCGCCGGCTATACCGTCAAGTGGTACGACGTACCCGCCGCGGCGCACGTAAAGATCGATCCCGCCACCTTCCGCCCCTATCGCCCCGCCGACGCGGAATTTTTCGGCCACATGTGACAAAGGGACAGCTCCTTTGTCACATTCAGTTGGTATAACTCGGTATAAGTTGGTATAACTATTGCTAGCCTTTGCCAATCCGAGGAGGCCGACATGAATCCAAATCCCTTTAAGCCAACGGCTGGTAAGCGGCCTCCGATACTCATCGGTCGCGAGTCGGTCATCGAAGGTTTTGAGGAGGGGCTCGATAACGGTGCCGGAGCGCCGGGCAGACTCATGCTCATTACAGGAAACCGCGGCTGTGGCAAAACAGTTCTCCTGCGGGAGCTGCAACGTCTGGCCAGTGAGCGCGGATGGGCGGTTGTCTCCGATTCCGCTTCGCTTGGTTTATGCGACCGCTTGGCCGACGCACTCCGCTCGAATAAGCCCGTTGTGACGTCAATGGAGTTTGGCCCATCGTTTGGACGGATGTCGGTTGAGGCGGCGCGGGCAAAAGGCGAGACGTTGCGAGGGCTGGTCAACGAACGTCTCAAGAAACTCGGCCCAAGCAAGGGTATTCTGTTTGCGATTGACGAGGCTCAATCGGCGTCTATCGAGGAGCTGGCGGCTCTTGCCGTTCTCTATCAGCAGGTGCTCGGAGACCAGGATGCCACGGGCTTGTCCGATAGCGACCAGCGCGGTCTTGCGCTGGTCTTTGCCGGCTTACCCAGTATGGTTGA
Proteins encoded:
- a CDS encoding TetM/TetW/TetO/TetS family tetracycline resistance ribosomal protection protein, producing MSKQAVVGILAHVDAGKTTLAEAMLFNVGRIRKRGRVDDGDSHLDTNAIERERGITIFSSQAVLDHGDTHVMLVDAPGHVDFSAEAERTLRALDYAILVVGANDGVQGHTETLWRLLARYDIPTFIFINKIDLENPGRDVLLAQLGQRLSEGCLDASELLVGGAVQEDAAALDEAALEEFLDAGELSTATLSRLVAERKLFPCFAGSALKDQGVAELLDGICALMRERTWPQEFAARVYRVSRGDRGERLDWVKVTGGVLRAKQVVEGCSGASTWEQKIDQVRIYNGEKYELAQEVAAGGICAVTGLAHVRPGDALGAEPVGDAPVIAPVLTYTVLPGEHDVHAVFKALTELADEDPMLGVSWNTHLEQIHLQLMGAVQLEVVQRVLADRFGLSIEFEPGGILYKETISQPVEGVGHFEPLRHYAEVHLRLEPLPAGSGVQFGTVTSTDKLDLNWQRLALTNAMERDHLGALTGSPITDVRITLTGGRAHAKHTEGGDFRQATYRAIRQGLMQAREVGAAVLLEPWYHFELEVPGECVGRALSDATRMGAEYKPPTMAGDRAKLVGRVPASEVQDYALEVAAYTSGRGHLYLEFAGYAACHDAERVIETAAYEPEADLPNTPDSVFCSHGAGYTVKWYDVPAAAHVKIDPATFRPYRPADAEFFGHM
- a CDS encoding ATP-binding protein, which codes for MNPNPFKPTAGKRPPILIGRESVIEGFEEGLDNGAGAPGRLMLITGNRGCGKTVLLRELQRLASERGWAVVSDSASLGLCDRLADALRSNKPVVTSMEFGPSFGRMSVEAARAKGETLRGLVNERLKKLGPSKGILFAIDEAQSASIEELAALAVLYQQVLGDQDATGLSDSDQRGLALVFAGLPSMVDDLLEEPSVTFLRRAQQRTLGAISLPQVRDSYVQTVKDAGLYVDAETADLAAHKSMGHPYMVQLVGYYMWRSAVRRGSQVIEGCDVEVGHADAVSEFYEAVDAPLYYGLRTPQRLFIEAMAIDEGKPTRMADVIERCDRTQSWASKYRAGLIRERVIEAAGYGLVRFSVPMLGEYIRDRVLWHE